The sequence TAACCGGCTTTATCCACTCCTCTTATGTAATCTATAATGTCTGCTGCTTCTGTATTATCCTCTGCCCTGAGATAGTCCTTCAGTGCGGAAGCGTTTGATGTCACAAAGCTATAATCAGTTCCATCAATTGTGGTGTAGATTACCCTGTCCCCGGCCGGTTTTTCCCATAGTTTCTTCCCGGCTTCCCATAGTGGAGTAGCGGTAACATTGCCATCTGCATCAACCTCCGATGCCTTCAGGTAACCCAGCCACTGTCTGAATGTGGAATTTCCCATCATGTCGGTAAATTCCCTTTCAGGATAGAAAGATGCCTGATAAATTATGCCGTTGCTGCCAGCACCCCTTGAGCCGGCAAAGGCTGGCGCTGAGCCTGATGCTGTCTTTGCCAGTATATCAAACAGGGCCTTCAACAGGGCTGCCTCAAGTTCGTCTCCGGTTTTCGCCTCATAAAAGGTGTCGTCATAATCATCATTGTCGGTGTTATACTCACTGGCCTGGTTTGGCACGAAATCGGTGCCTGACTCAATAAAGCCGCCGTTTCTTGCTGCCCCGCCGCCGCCACTTAAATAATCATTAGGGGGTGTGCCGGTACCGGAAGACCAGTTCAGGAGTCTTCTTGCATCAGGTTTTCCATCACCGAAGTTGGCATAGATGAAGTAGTGAGAAAGATACTGCTCCGCAGGCAGTTCAGGCTGAGTCCGCAGGTCCCTGTAAGAATTTCCGGTGTCAACATGACCCCAGAGTGCTACATTATCAACAAAGTGGGAGCCGTTTAATCTTGAATCCCAGAAGTAGTTAAGGATACTGCCCTCGGCAGTTTTGGTGCTCAGGTCTTCCCACCCTGGTAAACGGTTTGTGCCGTCGGCATAGGTGTTACCGTATCCCCTCGGGGGGGCTGGAGCCGGAAGAAAGTCTGTATCCTGGGTCGGCTCTCCGTCTGTGATGGTTATGACAAAGCTGTCACCGCAGCCCACCGGCTTAGGATCTGAAACAGTCAAGCCATAATTATAAGGATCTACAGGTATATTATCAGTTACGTCGGTTTCTAACGGATAGGAGCTTGAATAATATCGTCCCACACTATTTCCCGTAGCACTCTCCTGCCTGAAATATCCGGTTGCCGTCCAGATGGACTCTGCAAGGGGAGTCGCCGGTGTCCAGGGAACCATTTGTGCAATCGTATCCACTATTATGTCTACCTTGTTATACCCTACAGGTACCTTTATCTTTCCCCCCTTAACGTTAATGATCGAGGTTGCCCTGCCCATTCCCTGTCCCCCCATGCGCCGATAGCCGCCTGCTTCGTCCCTTCCCTTGTAATGTCCCATTCCCATGCCCTTGTTGGCTTGCCTCTCTGCCTTGGCAACAACGTCATCATCCATGAATTCAAGTCCCCACCTCACACTGTTGCCAATCCGCTGTATTACACCCAGTGGCGCTCCATCTGCTAAGTCACGATGGACAATGACCTTGAAATTATTAGTTGCGCTTTCCGTATAGGAATTGCCGATACTGAAGGCAGGAATATCGTTAAAGGAGGTATTGTTTGAGCCCATTCCACCCATTTTTATTCCCTCGTCATTGTCAAAGGTGAATACTACCGTACCAGTATAAGGCGTATAGTTTTGTGCGTTGGAGACTTTCTTCTGATATCCCACATACTTGGTATAGACATACGGGGGTTCTGCTACAATATCCTGTGCGTGAGTGTCTGAGCTGTCAGTTATTATACCGGCCCTGAGCTTTGTCTTGCCGCCGATGAGAGCCTTTTTCAGCAGGTCGGATCGTCTCATGGTCAGCCAGTTAAGGAAATTGCCGTTCCATGGGCCGCCATCACCCTTAAACTCGTCGCCACTATATGTATAGCCCTTATCAGAATCAAAGTAGCCATAGTAAGTTTTATTTGGATTATATCCGGTGCTGGGATTCGGTTCTGCAGGTCTTGGAGGCCCCCCCCCTTTTACTGTCGGGGCTGTCATTGCGTTGTAGTCAAAATTATACGCAAAGTAGTTGAGGGAAGTGGATGTATCCAGGTTTATAAGTACGTTCGGCTTTAGTATCTTGCCGCCAAAGGGCGGATATGCTGTGTATTGTCCAATTGAAGGGGAGTTGTCCGAGAGCACAAAGCCACCTGAAGTCAGGATAAAGATTGTGACTGTTATCAGGGAGACGAGGCCCCTGAAGACCTTGCCCCTTCTTTTTCCTCTTATATCTCTTAACGCTTTCATTTAACTTACCCCCTTTTATTTATCCCTGTATATTGCACATACTTCCGTCTCAGAGCCTACGTTGCCTATGCCCAGGGAGTTTATTGCATAATAGACCTCAACACTCCCTTTGCCTCCGGCGCCCTTGCCGATACCTTCATAGCCCGAGGCATATTCTATGGCCGTGCCTTTGGCATAATCCCTGTAAAGATAATCCACGTCCACGTTGACTGTTGTGTTCCCGAGTAAAAAGCTCAGGTTAGGGTCTTTTGATGCGGTATCATTGTCCACAGGCAATTCTCCCACCAGCTCGTCAATGAAATCAGGGATACCGTTTGACGGGTCTGTATCAGAGATATCCACGGTTATCTCCCCATATGGAGAGGCTATGTCTCTTTCGAAGATTGCGCTTTTAATAACAGGTATGCTGACAGATACCCCGCTGTCGGCAGCGGCAAAATTGATTTCGCTGAGCCTCTGGTTACCGGAGATCATCACATTGGTAGTGGACGTTGAAAGGGCTATCACCCCCACAGCAGTTGCCACAAGCAGCAGCAGAGTGCCCACAACAAGGGCCACGCCCTTTTCATTATTTGTTATCCTGTATCTCATCGTTTACCTCCTTTATGGTTCTTTTTCGTTATTAATCCTGTTTCCCTGTTCTATTAATTCTTCAGTGCCACTTCCATCGACCATATCCTCCTTCTGCTCCTGTCGGTGTCGGGAGTGATATTGCCTTCGAGGTCAATGCCTGTTGCATAGTACGGCTTTGTGCTCGGTTCAAGCGTCGGGTCTTCCCTTGCCGTCCTGGCCAGGAGACTTACCCTGACACGGTCTGTATTTCCATCTGCATTCTGGTCTATTTCTTCAAATTGAAGGTCTTCGATATCTGAGGCTATTGTAACTGTACCACTGGCAGTGATCACCCTCTGCAAACATATATCACCGGCTTTAGCATTATTACAGTTAGTCATCCCGTCGGCTGTCGTTAACCGGTATGTTACATCCTCTACAAGATAAACAGGTCTGTCCACAGGGAATGCCTTGTCAACAGGCCTGTCAAGGATCAGTCTTTCGGTATCTGCGCAATTTGCTGAACTGCCTGATTCTATACTTGTTATTTCAGCATAGGTTACCCCGTCTATTGATATGTATTTTTTGTCTGTGTCATTAAATTTTGTTGTACCCGTGTAACATACATCGAGATAAGGGTTGTCTGCTGCATCTGTTTGCCCAACCTCAACATTGGTCTGGCCTGCCGGCAGTCCTATAGTTGCAATATCCCTGAACCCGCCGACAAGGGTTATAATATCACTGCCATTTGGTCCGAGGGCGTCACCAAGTGTTATTGCGCTGGTGTATCCGTTTACCTGGGGCGCTTCGGCGGCAGGGTATCCGTAGCCGGCATTCCTTATGTCGTTTACGATCATGTCAAATGCTATCTTTGAAGAGCCCTGTGTTTCTGTGACCTGATCCTGGGCAATGAAGGAACGCTGCTGGACAACAAAAGCCGTATATATCCCACCCAGCACCAGGGCGGTAATCAGGAGTGCAATCATTAATTCAACGAGGCTGAACCCATGCTGCGAATTGCGGATTGCGAATCTGAAATTTTTTGTTCTGTCTTCTGTTTTCAGTTTTTTCATTCCTGCACCTTTACTCCGGATATTGTGACTGATCGGTCGGTTGTGCCTTTTTCCTTCCAGATTACAGTGACATCAATAGTCTTCATGTTTGTTGCCGGCTGGTCATCGGTAATTGTCCATGTCCTGATATAAATCAGGGGACCCCTGCCTGTATCTGCAGCCCCAAAACCCCGCTCGTCTATGATGTTGGCAGTTCCGGCA is a genomic window of Nitrospirota bacterium containing:
- a CDS encoding prepilin-type N-terminal cleavage/methylation domain-containing protein, whose protein sequence is MKKLKTEDRTKNFRFAIRNSQHGFSLVELMIALLITALVLGGIYTAFVVQQRSFIAQDQVTETQGSSKIAFDMIVNDIRNAGYGYPAAEAPQVNGYTSAITLGDALGPNGSDIITLVGGFRDIATIGLPAGQTNVEVGQTDAADNPYLDVCYTGTTKFNDTDKKYISIDGVTYAEITSIESGSSANCADTERLILDRPVDKAFPVDRPVYLVEDVTYRLTTADGMTNCNNAKAGDICLQRVITASGTVTIASDIEDLQFEEIDQNADGNTDRVRVSLLARTAREDPTLEPSTKPYYATGIDLEGNITPDTDRSRRRIWSMEVALKN
- a CDS encoding PilX N-terminal domain-containing pilus assembly protein, whose protein sequence is MRYRITNNEKGVALVVGTLLLLVATAVGVIALSTSTTNVMISGNQRLSEINFAAADSGVSVSIPVIKSAIFERDIASPYGEITVDISDTDPSNGIPDFIDELVGELPVDNDTASKDPNLSFLLGNTTVNVDVDYLYRDYAKGTAIEYASGYEGIGKGAGGKGSVEVYYAINSLGIGNVGSETEVCAIYRDK
- a CDS encoding PilC/PilY family type IV pilus protein, with the translated sequence MKALRDIRGKRRGKVFRGLVSLITVTIFILTSGGFVLSDNSPSIGQYTAYPPFGGKILKPNVLINLDTSTSLNYFAYNFDYNAMTAPTVKGGGPPRPAEPNPSTGYNPNKTYYGYFDSDKGYTYSGDEFKGDGGPWNGNFLNWLTMRRSDLLKKALIGGKTKLRAGIITDSSDTHAQDIVAEPPYVYTKYVGYQKKVSNAQNYTPYTGTVVFTFDNDEGIKMGGMGSNNTSFNDIPAFSIGNSYTESATNNFKVIVHRDLADGAPLGVIQRIGNSVRWGLEFMDDDVVAKAERQANKGMGMGHYKGRDEAGGYRRMGGQGMGRATSIINVKGGKIKVPVGYNKVDIIVDTIAQMVPWTPATPLAESIWTATGYFRQESATGNSVGRYYSSSYPLETDVTDNIPVDPYNYGLTVSDPKPVGCGDSFVITITDGEPTQDTDFLPAPAPPRGYGNTYADGTNRLPGWEDLSTKTAEGSILNYFWDSRLNGSHFVDNVALWGHVDTGNSYRDLRTQPELPAEQYLSHYFIYANFGDGKPDARRLLNWSSGTGTPPNDYLSGGGGAARNGGFIESGTDFVPNQASEYNTDNDDYDDTFYEAKTGDELEAALLKALFDILAKTASGSAPAFAGSRGAGSNGIIYQASFYPEREFTDMMGNSTFRQWLGYLKASEVDADGNVTATPLWEAGKKLWEKPAGDRVIYTTIDGTDYSFVTSNASALKDYLRAEDNTEAADIIDYIRGVDKAGYRPRTVTIDGTTNTWKLGDIIYSSPTPVGTPEENYDRRYKDISYTSFYRTYKGRRNVVYAGANDGMLHAFNAGFYCYDTSAAKYTYATARDTNGNCITGGTALGDELWGFIPQQLLPHLKWLTYNKYTHVYYVDLKPKVTDVQIFTPDTDHPNGWGTILIGGMRLGGKDMEWTAGGNKYRTFSAYFALDITNPEVPPKLLWTFTDQDADSDGIPDMGLGLTTSYPAVARVKASDTDDLWVMIVGSGPTEFDAGSNVSSDQTGKVFVVDLKTGSLLKSFDTASNAFMTDPITVDVNLDYKVDVAYIGEAYDPGTGYNRLSGNMYRLVTKNSTDVFNEWQLSTLISTSGYKVITSAPSAALDGKGNMWIFFGTGKFIGSDDQLTSDAQTFYGIKDVCKPWQNYTCTTTVLEADLYDASAVDVCEGGTVTDCSTNAQTWSSIISASAAADGWTINFPSVPGHASLKGERSFAKPVVLGGLLIFTSYIPEEDLCSNSQGSGYLWAVYYETGTAYKNYIFTDDTSSTVSRTRDLGEGFANVSAMVTRGGSLKAFAQTSIDAEFQIETETPFSLTSGIAGWKTGECRQ